A single region of the Pirellulales bacterium genome encodes:
- the rpsT gene encoding 30S ribosomal protein S20 — translation MPNIKSAAKRHRQSLERRAYNRAVKSAVKTQLKKAHAAAVGASVDQTALDAEYRAAVKKLDQAAAKGVIHRNKAARLKSRLTASLKPIKNAPVKLEAKAEG, via the coding sequence ATGCCGAATATTAAGAGCGCCGCTAAACGTCATCGTCAAAGCCTTGAACGCCGGGCCTACAATCGCGCGGTCAAATCGGCCGTCAAAACCCAATTAAAGAAAGCCCATGCCGCGGCCGTGGGGGCGAGCGTGGACCAAACCGCCTTGGATGCGGAATATCGCGCTGCGGTAAAAAAACTGGATCAAGCGGCGGCCAAAGGGGTCATCCACCGGAATAAAGCTGCCCGCTTAAAGTCCCGTTTGACGGCCAGTCTCAAACCCATCAAGAATGCGCCGGTTAAGTTGGAAGCAAAAGCGGAAGGCTAA
- the cobA gene encoding uroporphyrinogen-III C-methyltransferase: MPGKVYLVGAGPGDPGLITLRGQDCLARAQVVYYDYLVNPLILEMAAPDCQKICLGKHGSGRQLRPEESGTPPAPSAGQRLWSQAEINAALVEQALAGKTVVRLKSGDPLIFGRLAEECAALAAHDIPFEIVPGITAAWAAASYAGVFVTQRQYASAVALVTGHEQEDKSQPGVDYKALAHFPGTLVYYMGVTRVAEWSGALLTGGKSPTTPVVVIRRCAWPDQQTWTTTLEHVADFVKQRELRPPVLCIVGEVAAAREQASWFAARPLFGRRILVTRPADQAADLVKLLADQGADCAVQPLIQILPPPDLAALDQAICALATEQYAWIAFSSANGVRYFCERLWQLGHDARAFGKTKIAAIGPATGAALGHWHLKGDVMPDTYEASAMAGAIIQAAGGQLADARCLLVRASRGREVLAEQLAAAGGKIEQIVVYESRDLDQPDPQIATDLSEGKFDWMTITSSAIARAAARLFGSALRQTRLVSISPLTSAVLAELGYPAALTANEATMPGIVRALVEGVKVAG, from the coding sequence ATGCCAGGAAAGGTTTACTTGGTCGGGGCCGGGCCGGGAGACCCCGGACTTATCACCCTTCGCGGACAAGACTGTCTGGCCCGGGCCCAAGTGGTCTACTATGACTATTTGGTGAATCCGCTCATTCTGGAAATGGCGGCTCCCGACTGTCAAAAAATCTGCCTAGGCAAGCATGGCAGCGGCCGTCAGTTGCGTCCGGAAGAAAGCGGCACTCCCCCAGCCCCCTCCGCGGGACAGCGTTTGTGGAGCCAGGCGGAAATCAACGCCGCGCTCGTAGAGCAGGCCCTGGCGGGAAAAACCGTGGTCCGCCTCAAAAGTGGCGATCCCCTGATTTTTGGCCGATTGGCCGAGGAATGCGCGGCCCTGGCCGCGCATGATATTCCCTTTGAAATTGTCCCCGGCATCACCGCCGCCTGGGCCGCCGCCAGCTACGCGGGAGTCTTTGTCACCCAGCGGCAATATGCCTCGGCCGTGGCTTTGGTCACGGGACATGAACAAGAAGACAAATCCCAACCGGGGGTGGATTACAAAGCGCTGGCCCACTTTCCCGGCACGTTGGTTTATTACATGGGCGTGACCCGCGTGGCGGAATGGTCAGGCGCGCTTTTAACCGGGGGCAAGTCCCCCACGACCCCCGTGGTGGTGATTCGCCGTTGCGCCTGGCCTGATCAACAAACCTGGACGACCACCCTGGAACACGTGGCGGACTTTGTAAAGCAACGAGAATTGCGTCCACCGGTGTTGTGCATCGTGGGAGAGGTCGCCGCCGCGCGGGAACAAGCAAGCTGGTTTGCGGCGCGGCCGTTGTTTGGGAGGCGGATCTTAGTGACGCGACCGGCCGATCAAGCGGCCGATCTGGTTAAGCTGCTGGCCGATCAAGGAGCCGACTGCGCGGTGCAACCCTTGATACAAATTTTGCCTCCCCCGGATCTTGCCGCCTTGGATCAGGCAATCTGCGCGCTTGCCACCGAACAATACGCCTGGATTGCTTTTTCCAGCGCGAACGGAGTGCGCTATTTTTGCGAGCGGCTGTGGCAGCTTGGTCATGACGCCCGAGCTTTTGGCAAAACAAAAATCGCCGCGATTGGTCCAGCCACGGGGGCCGCGCTGGGCCATTGGCATTTAAAAGGAGACGTGATGCCGGACACGTACGAGGCCTCGGCCATGGCGGGGGCGATAATCCAGGCCGCTGGCGGACAACTGGCGGACGCGCGGTGTCTGCTGGTGCGGGCCAGTCGGGGTCGGGAAGTTTTGGCCGAGCAACTGGCCGCGGCGGGGGGAAAAATTGAGCAGATCGTGGTCTACGAAAGCCGCGATCTTGACCAGCCCGATCCGCAAATCGCAACGGATTTGTCCGAGGGAAAGTTTGATTGGATGACCATCACCAGTAGCGCCATCGCGCGCGCGGCGGCGCGGCTCTTTGGCAGTGCGCTACGACAAACGCGGTTGGTCAGCATTAGCCCGCTAACCAGCGCGGTGCTAGCGGAACTGGGCTATCCGGCTGCGCTGACCGCCAACGAGGCCACCATGCCAGGAATCGTACGGGCGCTGGTGGAGGGGGTTAAGGTAGCCGGCTAA
- a CDS encoding addiction module protein — MNIQQKIIELTALPLAERLQIVEGIWESIDAESPSVDQAVNDQELRRRILDQESLGGELLTWEEVLDRLKTKIYEI, encoded by the coding sequence ATGAATATTCAACAGAAGATAATTGAGTTGACCGCACTGCCACTTGCCGAGCGATTACAGATCGTTGAGGGGATATGGGAGAGCATAGACGCGGAATCGCCGAGTGTCGATCAAGCCGTGAATGATCAAGAATTACGTCGCCGAATCTTGGATCAAGAATCCTTGGGAGGCGAATTGCTGACTTGGGAGGAAGTTTTAGATCGCTTAAAGACTAAAATTTATGAAATATGA
- a CDS encoding ABC transporter permease yields MIAARALVKNKLRAGLTVLGIVIGVGAVIALVSMGESAQSMVLEQFESIGTNMLLVFPGSQENGPVRTNLVVTLTPQDALAVENECESVLKTSPVVVTRAQVVYGNTNYSPREIYGVAEGYPLIRNWTIRRGAYFTDRDITSAAKVCVIGQSVVENLFQTTDPLGQTIRIKGVPFTVVGTLEPKGAGLNGQEQDSIILAPYTTVKKRLQGSTFNNIDMIMVAVKSRDRMSDAEREIKALLKDRHKIRPGELNDFTVFNTTEIARVLSIITTVMTGLLAAIASVSLIVGGVGIMNIMLVSVKERTREIGIRMAVGARGRDILLQFLIEAALLSLVGGAIGVMGGLSVSWLATTALNAQGGSIHWPWIVSLWPILLSLGFSAMIGLIFGLYPAYQASQLDPIEALRYE; encoded by the coding sequence ATGATCGCCGCCCGTGCCCTGGTTAAGAATAAGTTGCGCGCGGGCTTGACCGTGTTGGGGATCGTGATTGGCGTGGGGGCCGTAATCGCGCTGGTGTCGATGGGGGAATCCGCACAAAGCATGGTGCTGGAGCAGTTTGAGAGCATCGGCACAAACATGCTGCTGGTCTTTCCGGGAAGCCAAGAGAATGGCCCCGTGCGAACAAACTTGGTCGTGACACTGACCCCCCAAGACGCCCTGGCCGTGGAAAACGAATGTGAATCCGTCTTAAAAACGTCCCCCGTGGTCGTGACCCGCGCGCAGGTGGTCTATGGCAATACCAACTATTCCCCGCGGGAAATATACGGCGTGGCGGAGGGATACCCCCTGATTCGAAATTGGACCATCCGCCGCGGGGCCTATTTTACCGACCGCGACATCACTTCCGCGGCCAAGGTTTGCGTCATCGGCCAAAGCGTGGTCGAAAACCTCTTTCAAACCACTGATCCGCTGGGGCAAACCATCCGGATCAAGGGGGTGCCTTTTACGGTGGTGGGGACACTGGAGCCAAAAGGAGCGGGTCTCAATGGCCAGGAACAAGACAGCATCATCCTGGCCCCCTACACCACGGTAAAAAAACGCCTGCAGGGATCGACGTTTAATAACATCGATATGATCATGGTGGCCGTCAAATCACGCGACCGGATGTCCGATGCCGAGCGGGAAATCAAAGCCCTGCTCAAGGATCGGCACAAAATTCGCCCCGGAGAACTTAACGACTTTACCGTGTTTAACACGACCGAAATCGCCCGCGTGCTTTCTATTATTACCACGGTCATGACCGGTTTGCTGGCCGCGATTGCCAGCGTGTCGCTCATTGTCGGTGGCGTGGGAATCATGAATATCATGCTGGTCAGCGTCAAGGAACGGACCCGCGAAATAGGCATTCGGATGGCGGTGGGGGCGCGGGGGAGGGATATCTTGTTGCAATTTTTGATCGAGGCCGCCCTGTTATCCCTCGTTGGCGGGGCGATCGGTGTCATGGGGGGACTCTCGGTTTCGTGGCTGGCCACCACGGCCCTAAACGCCCAGGGGGGGTCGATTCATTGGCCCTGGATCGTGTCGCTGTGGCCGATTTTGCTCTCGTTGGGTTTCTCTGCCATGATTGGGCTGATCTTTGGTTTGTATCCGGCTTATCAGGCCAGTCAGCTCGATCCCATCGAGGCCCTGCGCTACGAGTAG
- the mscL gene encoding large conductance mechanosensitive channel protein MscL has product MNSWLKEFKDFAMRGNVVDLAVGVVIGGAFGDIVKILVDKIFMPVVSLATTLGAKDLGAFYFEIGAVKLGVGEVVSSIIKFVIIAFCLFLVVKGMNYLKTMIATGEIPPPAEPAADVKLLTEIRDLLKNRPVQA; this is encoded by the coding sequence ATGAATAGTTGGCTGAAGGAATTCAAAGATTTTGCGATGCGGGGGAATGTGGTGGATTTGGCGGTGGGGGTGGTGATTGGAGGGGCGTTTGGCGATATTGTCAAGATTTTAGTAGATAAAATTTTTATGCCCGTGGTCAGTTTGGCGACCACGTTGGGGGCAAAAGACCTGGGCGCGTTTTATTTTGAGATTGGCGCCGTCAAATTAGGCGTGGGGGAAGTGGTCTCCTCCATCATAAAATTTGTCATCATTGCGTTTTGTTTGTTTCTGGTGGTGAAAGGGATGAACTACCTCAAAACGATGATTGCCACGGGTGAAATTCCCCCGCCGGCCGAACCCGCCGCCGATGTGAAACTGCTGACGGAAATCCGCGATCTGCTAAAAAATCGCCCCGTCCAGGCGTAG
- a CDS encoding HD domain-containing protein: MPQLASTGQNLTYDPIHGYIPFVAPHPCYAGEKTERDVIDHPWLQRLRQIHQLQTAWWVFPAAEHTRFQHVLGVMHLASRSIDAWYPSLAEICPDVPSRGYVESLVRLAGLLHDVGHGPFGHFFDEHYLRQYGETHETIGCRIIRAELADLIRGIRRNPESQLAAGETLDPEQICYLITRPRVEEHVQSGDKLKTPRWLAYLRGMFCGIYTVDNMDFVARDAYMSGYTTQAFDLERLLRYSFFSQRGLTIHTRGIDALVRFMTVRAELFRTIYFHRTVRAIDMQLQDLFRESRAHLFAGNPAENLAEYLHFTEWSLLIDVGRWRTSQNLSLRQLGKQWQELLERKIRWQTVSQRVLVFGPQDAEAASIFQNESLAETALRHKLPPALRDLPLRVDIARHVHRPHTAGPAAGQNFLYDPAYPQPQPLATDQLFRYLPLSQRVCRVYAPNLDHAAEITQALDQLIGVSRADDLTNM; this comes from the coding sequence ATGCCGCAGCTAGCCAGCACTGGCCAAAATTTGACGTACGATCCCATTCACGGTTACATCCCTTTTGTGGCTCCGCACCCCTGCTACGCCGGGGAAAAAACCGAACGGGACGTCATCGACCACCCGTGGTTGCAGCGGTTGCGGCAAATCCACCAATTGCAAACCGCCTGGTGGGTTTTTCCCGCCGCCGAGCATACCCGCTTTCAGCATGTGCTGGGCGTGATGCATTTGGCCAGCCGGTCAATTGACGCGTGGTATCCCAGTTTGGCAGAAATTTGTCCAGATGTTCCCAGCCGCGGCTATGTCGAGTCGCTGGTCCGGCTGGCGGGGCTGTTGCATGATGTGGGGCATGGACCTTTTGGGCATTTTTTTGACGAGCATTACCTGCGGCAATACGGGGAAACACATGAGACCATCGGTTGTCGAATCATCCGCGCGGAACTGGCGGATTTGATACGTGGGATTCGCCGCAATCCGGAGTCGCAACTGGCCGCTGGCGAAACCCTGGATCCCGAGCAAATCTGCTATTTAATCACGCGCCCTCGGGTAGAGGAACATGTCCAATCTGGCGACAAGTTGAAAACGCCCCGCTGGTTGGCTTATTTGCGGGGCATGTTTTGCGGGATTTACACCGTGGACAACATGGATTTTGTCGCGCGGGACGCTTATATGTCGGGCTATACCACCCAGGCGTTCGACCTCGAGCGGTTGCTGCGTTATAGCTTTTTTAGTCAGCGGGGGTTAACGATTCATACCCGCGGGATCGACGCCTTGGTCCGATTTATGACAGTGCGTGCTGAATTGTTTCGCACGATTTATTTTCATCGCACGGTGCGGGCGATTGATATGCAGTTGCAGGATCTCTTTCGCGAAAGCCGGGCGCATTTATTTGCCGGAAATCCCGCCGAGAATCTGGCGGAGTATTTGCACTTTACCGAATGGTCGCTCTTGATCGATGTCGGTCGCTGGAGAACCAGTCAAAACCTCAGCTTGCGGCAACTGGGCAAGCAGTGGCAGGAACTGTTGGAGCGCAAAATTCGCTGGCAAACCGTCAGTCAGCGAGTGCTGGTCTTTGGCCCACAAGACGCCGAGGCGGCCAGCATTTTCCAAAATGAAAGCCTGGCCGAAACCGCGCTGCGGCACAAGTTGCCCCCCGCGCTACGGGATCTGCCGTTACGGGTGGACATTGCCCGGCATGTGCATCGCCCCCACACGGCGGGTCCGGCGGCGGGGCAAAACTTTTTATACGACCCAGCCTATCCGCAGCCGCAACCTTTGGCCACGGATCAGCTTTTTCGTTATTTACCCCTAAGCCAGCGGGTGTGCCGGGTGTATGCCCCCAACCTGGATCACGCGGCGGAAATCACGCAGGCCTTGGATCAACTCATCGGTGTCAGCCGGGCGGATGATTTGACCAACATGTGA